A region of Streptomyces sp. NBC_01788 DNA encodes the following proteins:
- a CDS encoding condensation domain-containing protein, producing METAKDILPPNRPTTEPQWYEANAAQKGLWVLDRVEHLRPTSLIPTVVRFSGPVDHDLLVASVRRVLGRHPALRSRFRLDAWNKRIEYRTDAPPAEAGFLDAAAEGWSAQELDRLVDLLCYTPFDLADEAPARAEVIRVDAGTTLLVFTVHHIVCDGWSRTLLMAEIAEVYRAGFAGAEPRLSTPPHPSEVVTMAGPEETEERLPAVLERLMGVPVDVRIPFRRQTDDPSLSGASAALRLDAGLTEDLLAVAEAEGCTPFMVATALFAASLARTGDQRDFLFAFGWPGRDDPAHADAIGMFMNTAMIRVPLDEATTWRELLRTTRFAAMEAFVDADVPLEAVAAGLRPEREVIWPPLSAVLVNMAEMPADLHLAEDVVGRIQPLPSLHMKYDLGLFVTVTEESGSRQLELSADFIEALYDRGDVAALLADLQRCAIQLVDSPEETVTDQSAAVDLSTPEARVELVRSLWQEVLKTDDQVGDDVSFFDAGGDSLLLIMLVERLSQASGQALRTMDLFRAGTVRGHAELLAAPAGPGASAAGSGSRDRILGAARG from the coding sequence ATGGAAACGGCGAAAGACATACTCCCGCCCAACCGGCCGACCACGGAGCCCCAGTGGTACGAAGCCAACGCGGCGCAGAAGGGGCTGTGGGTCCTGGACCGGGTGGAGCACCTGCGTCCCACGAGCCTGATCCCCACCGTCGTGCGGTTCTCAGGACCGGTGGACCACGACCTGCTCGTGGCCTCCGTACGACGGGTCCTGGGCCGGCATCCCGCGCTGCGCTCCCGCTTCCGGCTCGACGCCTGGAACAAGCGGATCGAGTACCGCACAGACGCCCCGCCCGCCGAGGCCGGCTTCCTCGACGCCGCCGCTGAGGGCTGGTCCGCACAGGAGCTGGACCGGCTCGTGGACCTCCTGTGCTACACGCCCTTCGACCTCGCCGACGAGGCGCCCGCCCGTGCCGAGGTGATCCGCGTCGACGCAGGGACCACGCTGCTGGTGTTCACCGTGCACCACATCGTCTGCGACGGCTGGTCGCGCACGCTGCTCATGGCGGAGATCGCCGAGGTGTACCGGGCGGGCTTCGCCGGTGCCGAACCCCGCCTGAGCACCCCCCCGCACCCCAGCGAAGTGGTCACCATGGCGGGACCCGAGGAGACGGAGGAACGGCTGCCCGCGGTCCTCGAACGGCTCATGGGTGTCCCCGTCGACGTGCGGATCCCCTTCCGCCGGCAGACCGACGACCCTTCGCTGTCCGGGGCGAGCGCCGCCCTCCGGCTCGACGCCGGCCTCACCGAGGACCTGCTGGCGGTGGCCGAGGCCGAGGGCTGCACCCCGTTCATGGTCGCCACGGCCCTGTTCGCCGCCTCCCTGGCGCGCACGGGCGACCAGCGGGACTTCCTCTTCGCCTTCGGGTGGCCCGGCCGTGACGATCCGGCCCACGCCGACGCCATCGGCATGTTCATGAACACCGCCATGATCCGGGTGCCCCTCGACGAGGCGACCACCTGGCGTGAGCTCCTTCGCACCACCCGGTTCGCCGCCATGGAGGCCTTCGTCGACGCCGACGTGCCGCTCGAGGCCGTCGCCGCCGGCCTGCGGCCCGAGCGGGAGGTCATCTGGCCGCCGCTGTCCGCGGTGCTGGTGAACATGGCGGAGATGCCCGCGGACCTGCACCTGGCCGAGGACGTGGTGGGCCGCATCCAGCCCCTGCCGTCCCTGCACATGAAGTACGACCTGGGCCTGTTCGTCACCGTGACCGAGGAATCCGGCTCCCGGCAGCTGGAGCTGTCCGCCGACTTCATCGAGGCCCTCTACGACCGGGGCGACGTCGCCGCCCTCCTCGCAGACCTTCAGCGCTGTGCCATCCAACTCGTCGACTCTCCGGAGGAAACCGTGACCGACCAGTCCGCTGCCGTAGACCTGTCCACGCCCGAGGCCCGCGTCGAGCTCGTCCGCTCCCTGTGGCAGGAGGTCCTCAAGACCGACGACCAGGTGGGCGACGACGTCAGCTTCTTCGACGCCGGCGGCGACTCGCTGCTGCTCATCATGCTCGTCGAGCGGCTCAGCCAGGCCTCCGGCCAGGCCCTGAGGACCATGGACCTCTTCCGCGCGGGAACCGTACGCGGCCACGCCGAACTCCTCGCCGCTCCGGCCGGGCCCGGCGCGTCCGCCGCCGGGTCCGGTTCCCGCGACCGCATCCTCGGCGCCGCCCGCGGCTGA
- a CDS encoding cytochrome P450, with product MRQEDGLSWHQVDDERGFWSVVKYADTDLVLRDSTTFTSERGTLLDLLGTDDPAGGQQLAVTDPPRHTERQARLKKALAVKAVDRQRETIRGKVVDLLEPLGSGQAFDFGTAMLALPMSVTGTMMGLPEADWAWLSRLTTVCIAADDPEFQDPGGKEATLQAAHRELFGYFQDLMRHRRDNLGDDLLSVLISTRFEGRHMSASEIVANCYSLLLGANVTTPHAPTFFLAEFTGTDVLADWAAHPEVNGTAYEEALRWASPVNHVLRYATRDTVVRGTRIAAGDAVVAWLGSANRDEEVFENSETFDIRRKPNKHLAFGIGPHYCVGHSVARITVSVLFEELFARYEDFEPAGKPERLISNFASGYKHVPITARRRS from the coding sequence TTGCGTCAGGAAGACGGTCTCAGCTGGCACCAGGTGGACGACGAGCGCGGCTTCTGGTCCGTGGTGAAGTACGCCGACACCGATCTGGTGCTGCGCGACTCCACCACGTTCACCTCCGAGCGGGGCACCCTGCTCGACCTGCTCGGCACCGACGACCCCGCCGGCGGACAGCAGTTGGCCGTCACGGACCCGCCCCGCCACACCGAACGGCAGGCCCGGCTGAAGAAGGCCCTCGCCGTGAAGGCGGTGGACCGCCAGCGGGAGACGATCCGGGGGAAGGTCGTCGACCTTCTCGAACCGCTCGGCTCGGGCCAGGCGTTCGACTTCGGCACGGCCATGCTGGCGCTGCCGATGTCGGTCACCGGCACGATGATGGGGCTGCCGGAGGCGGACTGGGCCTGGCTGAGCAGGTTGACCACTGTGTGCATCGCCGCCGACGACCCGGAGTTCCAGGACCCGGGCGGCAAGGAGGCGACGCTGCAGGCGGCGCACCGCGAGCTGTTCGGCTACTTCCAGGACCTCATGCGCCACCGGCGCGACAACCTCGGTGACGACCTGCTCAGTGTGCTGATCTCCACCCGTTTTGAGGGCCGGCACATGTCCGCGAGCGAGATCGTCGCGAACTGCTACAGCCTGCTGCTGGGCGCCAATGTCACCACCCCGCACGCCCCCACCTTCTTCCTCGCCGAGTTCACCGGCACCGACGTGCTGGCGGACTGGGCGGCCCACCCCGAGGTCAACGGGACGGCCTACGAGGAGGCACTGCGCTGGGCCTCACCGGTCAATCACGTCCTGCGCTACGCCACCCGGGACACGGTCGTGCGCGGTACGCGCATCGCCGCCGGTGACGCCGTCGTCGCCTGGCTCGGCTCCGCCAACCGCGACGAGGAGGTGTTCGAGAACAGCGAGACCTTCGACATCCGGCGCAAGCCCAACAAACACCTCGCATTCGGCATCGGCCCGCACTACTGCGTCGGGCACAGCGTCGCCCGCATCACCGTCAGCGTTCTGTTCGAGGAACTCTTCGCCCGCTACGAGGACTTCGAGCCGGCCGGCAAGCCCGAGCGGCTCATCTCCAACTTCGCGTCCGGCTACAAGCACGTGCCCATCACCGCGCGCCGGCGCTCCTGA
- a CDS encoding aldo/keto reductase, whose translation MRYRTLGGTGMEVSAYCLGTMNFGYVANSDHESCIRIVHTALDQGINFVDTADMYAAGESEIIVGKALKGRRDDVVLATKVHFQMGEGRNRSGNSRRWITQAVEDSLRRLQTDWIDLYQVHRPDYSTDVEETLGVLTDLVHQGKIRAFGCSSFPVADIVDSHHVAERRGLMRFRTEQPPYSLLARGIEADVLPACQRHRMGVLTWSPLAFGFLSGKYRKGDAIDLTQGRPAVVPARFDPALAQNTAKFDALEQLIDLAGDIGCTLPELALAFVTAHPAVTSAITGPRTMDHLDSALKGASLTLDDAALDRIDEIVPPGTDLYAPLASWPPPALANPALRRRPLRDRAAA comes from the coding sequence ATGCGTTACCGCACGCTCGGCGGGACCGGCATGGAAGTGAGCGCGTACTGCCTCGGCACCATGAATTTCGGCTACGTCGCGAATTCCGACCACGAATCCTGTATTCGCATCGTCCACACGGCCCTCGACCAGGGAATCAACTTCGTCGACACCGCGGACATGTACGCGGCGGGCGAATCAGAAATCATCGTGGGAAAGGCACTCAAGGGGCGCCGCGACGACGTGGTGCTCGCCACGAAGGTGCATTTCCAGATGGGTGAGGGCCGCAATCGCAGCGGCAATTCACGACGCTGGATCACCCAGGCGGTGGAGGACAGCCTCCGTCGGCTGCAGACCGACTGGATCGACCTCTACCAGGTACACCGCCCCGACTACTCCACCGATGTGGAGGAGACCCTCGGGGTCCTCACCGACCTCGTCCACCAGGGAAAGATCCGCGCCTTCGGGTGTTCGTCCTTCCCCGTGGCGGACATCGTCGACTCACACCATGTGGCCGAGCGTCGTGGCCTGATGCGCTTCCGCACCGAGCAGCCTCCGTACTCGCTGCTCGCCCGTGGCATCGAGGCCGATGTACTGCCCGCCTGTCAGCGCCACCGGATGGGCGTGCTGACCTGGAGCCCGCTCGCCTTCGGGTTCCTGTCCGGCAAGTACCGCAAGGGCGACGCCATCGACCTCACCCAGGGCCGCCCCGCGGTCGTGCCCGCGCGTTTCGACCCGGCGCTGGCCCAGAACACGGCGAAGTTCGACGCCTTGGAACAGTTGATCGACCTCGCCGGCGACATCGGTTGCACGCTGCCCGAACTCGCCCTGGCCTTCGTCACCGCGCACCCCGCCGTCACCTCCGCAATCACCGGCCCGCGCACCATGGACCACCTCGACAGCGCCCTCAAGGGTGCTTCGCTCACCCTCGACGACGCGGCCCTCGACCGGATCGACGAGATCGTCCCGCCGGGAACCGACCTCTACGCCCCGCTCGCCTCCTGGCCGCCGCCAGCCCTCGCGAACCCCGCGTTGCGCCGCAGGCCGCTCCGGGACCGGGCCGCGGCCTGA
- the fdxA gene encoding ferredoxin — MSYVIAQPCVDVKDKACLEECPVDCIYEGERALYVQPDECVDCGACEPVCPVEAIFYEDDVPAKWQVYIQANAEFFTELGSPGGASKLGLIEHDHALVAAQPQQTLA, encoded by the coding sequence ATGTCGTATGTGATTGCGCAGCCCTGCGTCGACGTCAAGGACAAGGCCTGTCTCGAAGAGTGCCCCGTCGACTGCATCTACGAGGGCGAGCGCGCCCTCTACGTCCAGCCCGACGAATGCGTCGACTGCGGCGCCTGCGAGCCGGTGTGCCCCGTGGAGGCCATCTTCTACGAGGACGACGTCCCCGCGAAGTGGCAGGTCTACATCCAGGCCAACGCGGAGTTCTTCACCGAGCTCGGATCGCCCGGCGGCGCCTCGAAGCTGGGTCTGATCGAGCACGACCACGCCCTGGTCGCCGCGCAGCCCCAGCAGACCCTGGCCTGA
- a CDS encoding thioesterase II family protein has protein sequence MTVPSPWLKRIGGPAQAEGGTPELVCFPHSGGAASWYRPLAAELGDDILTVAVQYPGRQERHDEPAITDLHELANRTAEALGNADAGVPRIFFGHSMGAILAYEVAQRLGERGPAALLASGRPAPDRVRLTTSYLLDDAALAEQISWLGGTTKELLDDPEMRSLLLPVIRSDYRASETYRPRPGCGPLGCSLIALGGDGDPVAPLDDVRAWSRHTTGPFRLELLPGGHFYLLDHWAAIAGLVRTCVRPLTSVPGIMPG, from the coding sequence ATGACTGTCCCGTCCCCCTGGCTCAAGCGCATCGGGGGGCCTGCCCAGGCCGAGGGCGGCACGCCCGAGTTGGTGTGCTTCCCGCACTCCGGTGGCGCCGCGAGCTGGTACCGGCCCCTCGCCGCCGAGCTCGGCGACGACATCCTGACCGTCGCGGTGCAGTACCCGGGCCGACAGGAACGGCACGACGAGCCGGCCATCACCGATCTGCACGAGCTGGCCAACCGCACCGCCGAGGCGCTCGGCAACGCCGATGCCGGCGTGCCGCGGATCTTCTTCGGCCACAGTATGGGCGCCATCCTCGCCTACGAGGTCGCTCAGCGGCTCGGCGAGCGGGGTCCGGCGGCGCTGCTCGCCTCGGGCCGCCCCGCCCCCGACCGCGTCCGGCTGACCACTTCGTACCTCCTCGACGACGCGGCGCTGGCCGAGCAGATCTCCTGGCTCGGCGGCACCACGAAGGAACTGCTCGACGACCCCGAGATGCGCTCGCTCCTGCTGCCGGTGATCCGCAGCGACTACCGGGCGAGCGAGACCTACCGCCCTCGGCCGGGCTGTGGTCCGCTGGGCTGTTCCCTGATCGCGCTGGGAGGCGATGGGGACCCCGTCGCGCCGCTCGACGACGTCCGGGCCTGGTCTCGCCATACAACCGGCCCGTTCCGCCTGGAGCTTCTGCCGGGTGGCCACTTTTACCTCCTGGACCACTGGGCGGCCATCGCCGGCCTCGTACGGACCTGCGTTCGACCGCTGACGTCGGTGCCTGGAATCATGCCCGGATGA
- a CDS encoding epoxide hydrolase family protein encodes MSDMPPPSQRVEPFRLDIAEADLDDLRRRLDHTRWPDELPGAGWDYGVPLAHLQELARYWRHDYDWRAAEARLNEWPQYTTRIDGARVHFAYIRSPEPDATPLLMTHGWPGSLVEFTHVAGPLTDPARYGGDPADAFHLVLPSIPGFGLSGPTSERGWEPRRVTAAFAELMRRLGHERYGVQGGDWGAAISRELGRTRPEVIGVHLNLLPNGYMAHDPGDLSGLSPQEAENTRRSWARFQEWVRDRQGYADIQSTRPQTLAYGLTDSPVGQLAWVAEKFHEWAEHTVNRDLLLTNVMLYWLTATAGSSARIYYERAHADYWGTPPEPSTAPTAVAHFPHDNFVLLKHIAQETNNIVQWTDHERGGHFPALEEPDLLVDDIRRFFRILRLGADHN; translated from the coding sequence ATGAGCGACATGCCTCCCCCGAGTCAGCGCGTCGAGCCGTTCCGCCTGGACATCGCGGAAGCCGATCTGGACGACCTGCGCCGACGCCTGGACCACACCCGCTGGCCCGACGAACTGCCGGGCGCGGGCTGGGATTACGGGGTGCCACTCGCGCATCTCCAAGAGCTCGCCCGGTACTGGCGGCACGACTACGACTGGCGTGCCGCCGAGGCCCGGCTCAACGAGTGGCCGCAGTACACCACCCGGATCGACGGCGCCCGCGTCCACTTCGCGTACATCCGCTCTCCCGAACCCGATGCCACGCCCCTGTTGATGACCCACGGCTGGCCCGGCTCCCTGGTCGAATTCACCCACGTCGCCGGACCCCTCACAGATCCGGCGCGATACGGCGGGGATCCCGCCGACGCCTTCCACCTGGTGCTGCCGAGCATTCCGGGCTTCGGCCTGTCGGGTCCCACGAGCGAGCGCGGCTGGGAACCGCGCAGGGTGACCGCGGCCTTCGCCGAACTCATGCGCCGGCTCGGCCACGAGCGCTACGGGGTGCAGGGCGGGGACTGGGGCGCCGCGATCTCCCGCGAACTCGGCCGTACGCGCCCCGAGGTGATCGGCGTCCACCTGAACCTTCTGCCCAACGGCTACATGGCGCACGACCCCGGCGACCTCTCCGGACTCTCACCGCAGGAGGCCGAGAACACCCGCCGGTCCTGGGCCCGCTTCCAGGAGTGGGTACGCGACCGGCAGGGCTACGCGGACATCCAGTCCACCCGTCCGCAGACCCTGGCGTACGGCCTGACCGACTCGCCGGTCGGCCAACTCGCCTGGGTCGCGGAAAAGTTCCACGAGTGGGCCGAACACACTGTGAACCGTGACCTCCTGCTCACCAACGTCATGCTCTATTGGCTGACCGCCACCGCTGGCTCCTCCGCGCGCATCTACTACGAGCGCGCGCACGCGGACTACTGGGGCACCCCGCCCGAACCCTCCACGGCACCGACCGCCGTCGCCCACTTCCCCCACGACAACTTCGTCCTCCTCAAGCACATCGCGCAGGAGACGAACAACATCGTCCAGTGGACGGACCACGAACGCGGCGGCCATTTCCCCGCCCTGGAAGAGCCGGATCTGCTCGTCGACGACATCCGGAGGTTTTTCCGCATCCTGCGTCTCGGAGCGGATCATAACTGA
- a CDS encoding DUF4192 domain-containing protein, giving the protein MTNHSETAGPFENGDIAYDGSDAVHQVTLRTPAELADALPYLLGYRPEDSVVLVALNDRGGRGRFGGRARVGIPASSDDWPFAARQLAHGLITGSERRGAKPGQMVAFLCQEPAAGESGRDVVRRLEPLAQKLRTECGHLDVPVIEALCISGGRFWSYCCPTDGCCPDDGLPMGLPGTSVLAAAAAYAGVQVRGSLRELRARLLPWETAAALEQEIALDTAGLSLVPRILDEAERVAVAEETLRLAERVMTRFAEAPFVPGAARADLHDDQLLDHEEAASLILGLQDRTTRDRAAEWMEGDEAGPALRLWRSLARRCVGPYGEHAAAPLTLAGWVAWSAGDQLEAREALAMALGADPDYLFARLLHQACNEGLDPESVRRCLRAERRGRAGSTAADAGAVAEVAGAAAAGVEAHQGEPAARADTVTAITTVTAPSGDAEDTMATGDAVATAVSGDAVGPQGASGTGGGAASGAPGPASGRGRPTRVEGPVPAGSRPATSRTDRACPGPARSPGRPGTRTSGRGGPRRRGAGRPGADRGSGASEKRP; this is encoded by the coding sequence ATGACGAATCACAGCGAAACGGCCGGACCCTTCGAAAACGGGGACATCGCGTACGACGGATCCGACGCCGTGCACCAGGTCACCCTCCGCACCCCCGCCGAGCTCGCGGACGCCCTGCCCTATCTGCTCGGGTACCGGCCCGAGGACAGCGTCGTCCTGGTCGCGCTGAACGACCGGGGCGGGCGCGGCCGGTTCGGCGGCCGCGCCCGGGTCGGCATTCCGGCCAGCAGTGACGACTGGCCCTTCGCGGCCCGCCAGCTGGCCCACGGTTTGATCACGGGCAGCGAGCGCAGAGGCGCCAAGCCCGGGCAGATGGTGGCCTTCCTCTGCCAGGAGCCGGCGGCGGGCGAGTCGGGCCGGGACGTCGTACGGCGGCTGGAGCCGCTGGCCCAGAAGCTGCGTACGGAATGCGGTCACCTCGACGTTCCCGTGATCGAGGCACTGTGCATCTCCGGCGGGCGCTTCTGGTCGTACTGCTGCCCGACCGACGGATGCTGCCCCGACGACGGACTGCCCATGGGGCTGCCCGGAACCTCCGTGCTGGCCGCCGCGGCGGCGTACGCGGGCGTTCAGGTCAGGGGCAGCCTGAGGGAACTGCGGGCCAGGCTGCTGCCCTGGGAGACCGCCGCGGCCCTGGAACAGGAGATCGCCCTGGACACTGCGGGACTGTCCCTGGTGCCCAGGATTCTCGACGAGGCGGAGCGTGTGGCGGTGGCCGAGGAGACCCTGCGGCTCGCCGAGCGCGTCATGACCCGGTTCGCCGAGGCGCCCTTCGTGCCCGGTGCCGCCCGCGCGGACCTCCACGACGACCAACTGCTCGATCACGAGGAAGCGGCGTCGCTGATCCTGGGCCTCCAGGACCGTACGACACGGGACCGCGCGGCGGAGTGGATGGAGGGGGACGAGGCCGGCCCGGCGCTGCGGTTGTGGCGGTCGCTCGCCCGACGTTGTGTCGGTCCGTACGGAGAGCACGCGGCGGCTCCCCTGACCCTCGCGGGCTGGGTGGCCTGGTCGGCCGGGGACCAGTTGGAGGCCCGCGAGGCACTGGCCATGGCGCTGGGCGCGGACCCCGACTACCTCTTCGCCCGTCTGCTGCACCAGGCCTGCAACGAGGGCCTGGACCCTGAGTCGGTCCGGCGCTGCCTGCGGGCGGAGCGCCGGGGACGGGCGGGGTCGACAGCGGCGGACGCCGGCGCCGTCGCGGAAGTGGCCGGGGCGGCAGCGGCCGGGGTCGAGGCCCACCAGGGCGAACCGGCCGCCAGGGCCGACACGGTAACTGCGATCACCACGGTCACCGCGCCCTCTGGGGACGCCGAGGACACCATGGCCACCGGGGACGCTGTGGCCACCGCGGTCAGCGGGGATGCCGTGGGGCCGCAGGGGGCGAGCGGAACCGGGGGCGGCGCTGCCTCGGGGGCACCGGGCCCCGCGTCCGGCCGTGGTCGTCCGACGCGCGTGGAGGGACCCGTCCCGGCCGGGTCGCGCCCCGCGACCTCACGGACGGACCGAGCGTGCCCGGGTCCCGCCAGGTCGCCGGGCCGTCCGGGTACGCGCACTTCAGGACGGGGTGGTCCGCGTCGCCGAGGTGCCGGCAGGCCGGGTGCCGACCGGGGGAGCGGTGCCTCCGAGAAGCGCCCGTGA
- a CDS encoding NUDIX hydrolase, whose translation MPYDPSAFPPFAVTVDLVVLTVRRHSLCALAVRRGEPPFQGRWALPGGFVREDEDLAQAAARELAEETGLRVHDPFAPVQDDGAHLEQLATYGDPKRDPRMRVVSVAHLALAPDLPAPRAGGDADHARWAPVEELLRQGGYGRDGEPVAPLAFDHAQILADGVERARSKIEYSSLATAFCPPEFTVGELRRVYEGVWGVALDPRNFHRKVTGTPGFLVPTGGTTTRQGGRPAQLFRAGGATLLNPPMLRPEV comes from the coding sequence ATGCCCTACGACCCGTCAGCCTTTCCGCCTTTCGCCGTCACCGTTGACCTGGTCGTGCTGACCGTGCGCCGCCATTCCCTGTGCGCGCTGGCGGTGCGCAGGGGTGAGCCGCCGTTCCAGGGCCGGTGGGCGCTTCCTGGAGGGTTCGTACGGGAAGACGAGGATCTGGCGCAGGCGGCGGCGCGGGAGCTGGCCGAGGAGACCGGACTGCGCGTACACGACCCGTTCGCCCCGGTCCAGGACGACGGCGCGCACCTGGAGCAGCTCGCGACCTACGGCGACCCGAAGCGTGACCCGCGGATGAGGGTCGTCAGCGTCGCTCATCTCGCCCTGGCTCCGGATCTGCCGGCGCCCCGGGCGGGTGGCGATGCCGACCACGCCCGTTGGGCGCCCGTGGAGGAGTTGCTGCGCCAGGGCGGCTACGGCCGTGACGGAGAGCCGGTGGCGCCGCTGGCCTTCGATCACGCCCAGATCCTCGCGGACGGAGTGGAGCGGGCCCGCTCGAAGATCGAGTACTCGTCGCTGGCGACCGCGTTCTGTCCGCCGGAGTTCACCGTCGGTGAACTGCGCCGTGTCTACGAGGGGGTGTGGGGCGTGGCGCTGGATCCGCGCAACTTCCACCGCAAGGTGACGGGCACCCCCGGCTTCCTCGTGCCGACCGGAGGGACGACCACCCGCCAGGGCGGCCGGCCGGCCCAGCTCTTCCGGGCCGGGGGAGCCACGCTGCTCAACCCGCCGATGCTGCGCCCGGAGGTCTGA